The Lichenihabitans psoromatis genome contains a region encoding:
- a CDS encoding HutD family protein, with translation MGRLIGGVIRDLNVMTRRGLCRHGVSRLDAGSKDLSVDRVDWIVLVSLDEACRVRVRDRALELGRLDSVMIDGRDEGAAFIETSGALICVALTLEAGLG, from the coding sequence GTGGGTCGGCTGATTGGGGGGGTGATCCGGGACTTGAACGTGATGACGCGGCGGGGGCTGTGTCGGCATGGCGTGTCTAGGCTGGACGCGGGGTCGAAGGATTTGTCGGTCGATCGCGTGGATTGGATTGTTCTGGTGAGCTTGGACGAGGCGTGCCGGGTGCGCGTGAGGGATCGCGCGCTGGAGCTCGGCCGTCTCGATAGCGTGATGATCGATGGACGCGATGAGGGTGCGGCTTTTATCGAAACGTCGGGCGCGCTGATCTGCGTTGCGCTGACGCTGGAGGCTGGTTTGGGCTGA
- a CDS encoding TonB-dependent siderophore receptor, protein MLVLGSTAVSAQTAVPQPQTAVGRTVELDTVEVKGKAVQSATGPIDGYVATQSAAGTKTSTPLIETPQAIAVVGAQQIRDQRATSIDEATRYSPGIHSQTFGSDSRNDWFLIRGFTEQTTGYYLDGLQLYSSAFATWKLEPWNLERIEIVRGPAATLYGGGDPGGLINAVSKRPTFTTFGTVEGGVNQYGNVYGAVDLGGVAGDKGQWSYRFNSIGRIGDTQTDHTSNDRAFVAPSLTYGTGDGTTLTLLAQYQHDYTNSQNFLPYQGTVVAAPFGRIPTHLFTGDPSSDRFTRDQTMLGYEFEHIFNPNVTFRQNVRYSHLDVNFQSVYGGGYASTPTATSAELQRYNFVTRPSVDMAEADNQTEVRFNTYALQHIALFGLDLKHYDLKDTQGFVFGTPLNLLNPVYAASTPPSSRYIASNTIQDQVGLYAQDQIKLDRLTLVLSGRQDYVNTNFTNKLALASSTDSNESAFSGKVGAIYNLDFGLAPYVSYSTSFSPIVGTNTATSKPYSPEHGEQEEVGLKYQSPVLPVTASIAFFNLTRDNVLTTDPNNVLNSVQTGQQRSRGLELDATATLADGLSLIGAYTVYDLSITRDLNPANIGKLPTNTPEQFGSLWLDYTVQDGNFRGLGFGAGARYVGRSYADAANLFQVPSYLLGDAAIHYDRDHWRAALNVSNFTDETYVGSCSSTSACFYGDRRKITASLAYRW, encoded by the coding sequence ATGCTCGTGCTCGGCTCGACCGCAGTCTCGGCCCAGACGGCCGTCCCGCAACCCCAGACGGCTGTCGGGAGAACCGTCGAACTCGACACCGTCGAGGTCAAAGGCAAAGCAGTCCAAAGCGCAACGGGCCCGATCGACGGCTATGTGGCGACCCAGAGTGCCGCCGGCACCAAGACCTCGACGCCCCTGATCGAAACACCGCAAGCCATCGCGGTCGTCGGCGCGCAGCAAATCCGCGATCAACGGGCCACCAGCATCGATGAGGCGACCCGCTATTCGCCCGGTATCCACTCGCAGACCTTCGGATCGGATAGCCGAAACGATTGGTTCCTGATCCGGGGCTTCACCGAACAGACGACCGGCTATTATCTGGATGGGCTGCAGCTTTATTCGTCGGCCTTTGCGACCTGGAAGCTGGAGCCCTGGAACCTTGAGCGGATCGAGATCGTGCGCGGTCCGGCCGCGACCCTCTATGGCGGCGGCGATCCGGGCGGCCTCATCAACGCGGTGAGCAAGCGACCCACCTTCACGACGTTCGGCACTGTCGAGGGCGGCGTCAATCAATATGGCAACGTCTATGGCGCGGTGGATCTCGGCGGCGTCGCGGGCGACAAGGGCCAATGGTCCTATCGCTTCAACAGCATCGGCCGGATCGGCGACACGCAAACCGACCATACCAGCAACGACCGCGCCTTCGTGGCCCCCAGCCTGACCTATGGGACCGGCGACGGCACCACGTTGACACTGCTGGCGCAGTATCAGCACGATTATACCAACAGCCAGAACTTCCTGCCCTATCAGGGTACCGTGGTCGCGGCGCCGTTCGGCCGCATTCCGACGCATCTCTTCACCGGCGATCCAAGTTCCGATCGGTTCACGCGCGACCAGACGATGCTCGGCTACGAGTTCGAGCATATTTTCAACCCGAACGTCACGTTCCGTCAGAACGTGCGCTACAGCCATCTCGACGTGAACTTTCAATCGGTTTACGGCGGCGGCTACGCCAGCACCCCGACCGCGACGAGCGCCGAACTGCAGCGCTATAATTTCGTGACGCGGCCCAGCGTCGATATGGCGGAGGCCGACAACCAAACCGAGGTGCGCTTCAACACCTATGCGTTGCAGCATATCGCGCTGTTCGGCCTCGATCTGAAACACTACGACCTGAAGGACACCCAAGGGTTCGTCTTCGGCACTCCGCTCAACCTGCTCAACCCGGTCTATGCGGCGTCGACGCCGCCGAGCTCGCGCTACATCGCCTCGAACACGATCCAGGATCAGGTCGGGCTCTACGCGCAGGATCAGATCAAGCTCGATCGCCTGACCCTCGTGCTGTCCGGGCGGCAGGATTACGTCAACACCAATTTCACCAACAAGCTGGCGCTCGCCAGCAGCACCGATAGCAACGAAAGCGCCTTTTCGGGCAAGGTCGGCGCGATCTACAATCTCGATTTCGGCCTCGCGCCCTACGTCAGCTACTCGACATCCTTCAGCCCGATCGTCGGCACCAATACGGCCACGAGCAAGCCCTATAGCCCCGAACATGGCGAGCAGGAGGAAGTGGGCCTGAAGTATCAGTCGCCGGTCCTGCCGGTGACGGCCAGCATCGCCTTCTTCAACCTGACCCGCGACAACGTGCTGACGACGGACCCGAACAACGTCCTGAATTCGGTGCAGACCGGACAGCAGCGATCGCGCGGACTCGAACTCGACGCCACCGCGACCTTGGCGGACGGCCTCAGCCTGATCGGCGCCTATACGGTCTACGACCTGTCGATCACCCGCGACCTGAACCCGGCCAATATCGGCAAGCTGCCGACCAACACGCCCGAGCAATTCGGCTCACTGTGGCTCGACTACACCGTGCAGGACGGCAATTTCCGCGGCCTCGGCTTCGGTGCTGGCGCGCGTTACGTCGGCCGCTCCTATGCGGATGCCGCCAACCTGTTCCAGGTGCCGTCCTATCTGCTCGGCGATGCGGCGATTCACTACGATCGCGATCATTGGCGTGCCGCCCTGAACGTCTCGAACTTTACAGACGAGACCTATGTGGGGTCGTGCTCCAGCACATCGGCCTGCTTCTATGGCGATCGCCGCAAGATTACGGCGTCGCTGGCCTATCGTTGGTGA
- a CDS encoding ABC transporter ATP-binding protein, whose translation MVARALRGAVAVRGEALDAPAPLLRADGAGLTIEGRSVLSPVDLAFPRGRMVGIIGHNGSGKSTLLKLLARQIQPTVGRIMLGDAALPGLGARAFARQVAYLPQAIPMQTGLTGRELVAFGRYAWHGPLGRIGASGHAAIAEAMRLSGTAPFADRLIDHLSGGERQRVWIAMLIAQDSGFLLLDEPIAALDLAHQIEVLGVLRSLCAIRNAGVILVLHDINMAARFCDEIVALRAGTVAVQGAPSAIMRPDVLQSIYDIPMRVLTDPASGATFGMPA comes from the coding sequence ATGGTAGCTCGCGCACTGCGCGGTGCGGTCGCGGTGCGGGGCGAGGCGTTGGACGCCCCTGCGCCGTTGCTGCGCGCCGACGGTGCGGGCCTGACGATCGAGGGGCGCTCAGTTTTATCGCCCGTCGATCTCGCATTTCCGCGCGGCCGGATGGTCGGCATCATCGGGCATAATGGCTCGGGCAAGTCGACGCTGCTGAAACTGTTGGCGCGCCAGATCCAGCCGACCGTCGGCCGGATCATGCTCGGTGACGCGGCGCTTCCCGGCTTAGGCGCGCGGGCCTTCGCCCGGCAAGTCGCCTACCTGCCGCAAGCCATTCCGATGCAGACGGGGCTGACTGGCCGGGAACTCGTGGCTTTCGGCCGCTATGCGTGGCACGGCCCACTCGGCCGCATCGGCGCCTCCGGCCATGCCGCCATCGCCGAGGCCATGCGCCTGTCCGGGACCGCGCCTTTCGCCGATCGCCTGATCGATCACCTGTCGGGCGGGGAGCGCCAACGCGTCTGGATCGCCATGCTGATCGCGCAGGACAGCGGCTTCCTGCTGCTCGACGAGCCGATCGCGGCGCTCGATCTCGCCCATCAGATCGAGGTGCTGGGCGTGCTGCGCTCGCTCTGTGCCATCCGCAATGCGGGCGTGATCCTGGTGCTGCATGACATCAACATGGCGGCTCGGTTCTGCGACGAGATCGTGGCGCTGCGGGCCGGCACCGTCGCGGTCCAGGGCGCCCCTTCCGCGATCATGCGGCCTGATGTGCTGCAAAGCATCTACGACATCCCGATGCGGGTCCTGACCGACCCGGCCAGCGGCGCGACGTTCGGCATGCCGGCCTGA
- a CDS encoding ABC transporter substrate-binding protein: MSRRAAIGGGIAALTSLGATGPGRADASHPAPTVVALDWALAATAVALEADLVGVAEREAYRRWVGAPALPPEVAELGLRTAPNLEMLTALRPGLILINALNESERPRLETIAPCFSNVIYTPQHRPIERAIATTRALGALLDRANQAEAMLAHADTRFEAARRRLASTGRRRPILPVNFVDARHLRVYGAGSLFEDVARRVGLTPAWMRDTNPWGFATVGIEAMLDGVDCDILVIEPTPPAARASLDWPGLWTSLIAAGRNRVNSVPPVWAFGDMTAAARCADLLADALAPDGGAHAG, from the coding sequence TTGAGCCGGAGGGCGGCGATCGGCGGCGGCATCGCCGCCCTGACGAGCCTTGGCGCGACCGGCCCAGGCCGGGCGGATGCGTCGCATCCCGCCCCGACCGTCGTGGCGCTGGATTGGGCGCTCGCCGCAACCGCCGTCGCGCTCGAGGCCGATCTCGTCGGCGTTGCCGAGCGGGAAGCCTATCGGCGATGGGTCGGCGCACCCGCGCTACCGCCCGAGGTCGCCGAGCTCGGCCTCCGCACCGCGCCCAATCTGGAAATGCTGACGGCGCTGCGCCCCGGCTTGATCCTGATCAATGCCCTCAACGAGAGCGAGCGGCCGCGTCTCGAGACGATCGCGCCCTGCTTTTCGAATGTGATCTATACGCCCCAACATCGGCCGATCGAGCGCGCCATCGCGACCACGCGCGCTCTCGGCGCTCTCCTCGACCGCGCCAACCAAGCCGAGGCGATGCTCGCCCATGCGGACACGCGATTCGAGGCCGCACGCAGGCGGCTCGCCAGCACAGGTCGTCGCCGCCCCATCCTGCCGGTCAACTTCGTGGACGCACGCCACCTTCGCGTCTACGGCGCCGGCAGCCTGTTCGAGGATGTGGCGCGACGGGTCGGGCTCACGCCCGCATGGATGCGCGACACCAACCCGTGGGGTTTTGCGACTGTCGGCATCGAAGCGATGCTGGATGGCGTCGATTGCGACATCCTGGTGATCGAGCCGACCCCGCCCGCGGCCCGCGCGTCCCTCGATTGGCCCGGGCTGTGGACGAGCCTGATCGCGGCCGGCCGAAATCGCGTCAACAGCGTCCCTCCCGTCTGGGCTTTCGGGGACATGACAGCGGCGGCGCGCTGCGCCGATCTCCTCGCCGACGCGCTCGCGCCGGACGGAGGCGCCCATGCGGGTTGA
- the fhuB gene encoding Fe(3+)-hydroxamate ABC transporter permease FhuB encodes MRVDRTSWRADALTAALCLAALVLVALRFSHQLAPAAWIGAAIHPSAGNADALVFHFSSLPRLAVAAICGGALALSGAMFQHVLGNPLASPILLGVSAGAQLALLAATVLAPAWLADQHEVVALVGAGLAIATAFGIAARQRFSSLGLILAGLLVGLFCGAVGGLLKLFHQEEIGAIFLWDGGSLAQQDWSVAAALWPRLLVFTLAAALVLRPMRLLGLADDSTRGLGVSLAFFRTLCLTVAVCLAASVTAAVGLIGFVEIAAPFIARLAGARTLGHRMILSALIGAALLVLVDEAVQGFDRFGGISLPTGAVTALLAAPLLLLLLSRLKPEPEAAVAIGMSGRAKTSAIRVLLVLTVVVLAAIAFSTLVGRVGTGWSIASSADWAALAPWRLPRTIEVFAAGAMLATAGALLQRSTGNPMASPEVLGIGAAVVAGLAVALVVSASPSRMLLLIAGSAAAFALTAILIWRGSRTGFSPGHLVLTGLSLGAALQSIIAIALAANDPRSAILLGWMAGSSASADTASAGVTLLLAAILIPLALLFARSLDLLPLGDGVARSLGAAPGPARFGILALASVLTSASVLAVGPLTFVGLMGPHLALRLGCRRAITHLPGSALTGGLVMVLADWLGRVVIAPFEVPAGLAAALIGIPYLVITLLRRVPST; translated from the coding sequence ATGCGGGTTGATCGAACGTCTTGGCGGGCCGACGCTCTCACGGCCGCGCTCTGCCTCGCGGCCCTCGTGCTTGTCGCCTTGCGCTTCTCCCACCAACTGGCCCCCGCGGCGTGGATCGGGGCCGCGATCCACCCGTCAGCCGGCAATGCCGACGCCTTGGTGTTCCACTTCAGCAGCTTGCCCCGGCTGGCGGTCGCCGCCATATGCGGGGGCGCCCTCGCGCTGTCGGGCGCCATGTTCCAACACGTACTCGGCAATCCGTTGGCTTCGCCGATCCTGCTCGGCGTCTCGGCGGGCGCGCAACTGGCGCTCCTAGCCGCGACGGTGCTGGCGCCCGCATGGCTGGCCGACCAGCATGAGGTGGTGGCACTTGTCGGAGCCGGCCTCGCGATCGCAACCGCATTCGGCATCGCGGCGCGGCAGCGCTTCTCCTCGCTCGGATTGATTCTAGCGGGGCTTCTCGTCGGCTTGTTTTGCGGCGCGGTCGGGGGTCTGCTCAAGCTCTTCCATCAGGAGGAGATCGGCGCGATCTTTTTGTGGGACGGGGGATCGCTCGCCCAGCAGGACTGGTCGGTCGCCGCCGCGCTCTGGCCGCGCCTTCTCGTTTTTACGCTTGCGGCCGCCTTGGTGCTCCGGCCGATGCGCCTCCTTGGCTTGGCGGATGACAGCACGCGCGGCCTTGGCGTCTCCCTGGCGTTTTTTCGCACCCTTTGCCTCACCGTCGCGGTCTGTCTTGCGGCCAGCGTCACGGCCGCCGTAGGCCTGATCGGGTTCGTCGAGATCGCGGCGCCGTTCATCGCGCGGCTGGCCGGCGCCCGAACGCTCGGACATCGCATGATCCTGTCGGCCTTGATCGGCGCCGCCTTGCTGGTGCTGGTCGACGAGGCGGTCCAGGGCTTCGACCGTTTCGGCGGAATCAGCCTGCCGACCGGCGCCGTGACGGCGCTGCTGGCTGCGCCGCTCTTGCTGCTGCTGCTCTCCCGCTTGAAGCCGGAGCCCGAGGCGGCGGTGGCGATCGGCATGAGCGGTCGTGCCAAGACCTCCGCGATCAGGGTCCTGCTGGTTCTCACGGTCGTGGTGCTGGCCGCCATCGCTTTCTCGACCCTGGTCGGTCGTGTCGGGACCGGCTGGTCGATTGCCTCATCGGCCGATTGGGCGGCGCTCGCGCCGTGGCGGCTGCCCCGCACAATCGAGGTCTTCGCGGCAGGCGCCATGCTGGCGACCGCCGGCGCGTTGCTGCAACGCTCGACCGGCAATCCGATGGCGAGCCCTGAAGTTCTCGGCATCGGGGCCGCCGTGGTGGCCGGCCTCGCGGTGGCGCTGGTGGTCAGCGCCTCCCCATCCCGCATGCTTCTTCTCATCGCCGGCTCGGCCGCAGCCTTCGCTTTGACCGCGATCCTGATCTGGCGCGGCAGCCGGACCGGGTTCTCGCCCGGCCATCTGGTGCTGACCGGCCTGTCGTTAGGGGCGGCCCTGCAATCGATCATTGCGATCGCGCTCGCCGCAAACGATCCCCGCTCCGCCATTCTGCTCGGCTGGATGGCCGGCTCGTCGGCGTCGGCCGACACCGCATCGGCCGGTGTCACCCTGCTGCTCGCCGCGATCCTCATTCCGCTCGCGCTGCTGTTCGCCCGAAGCCTCGATCTGCTGCCCCTCGGGGATGGTGTCGCAAGGTCGTTGGGGGCGGCCCCCGGCCCGGCTCGCTTCGGCATTCTGGCCTTGGCCTCGGTGCTGACCTCGGCCTCAGTGCTTGCGGTCGGCCCGCTGACCTTCGTCGGCCTCATGGGGCCGCATCTCGCGCTTCGCCTCGGATGTCGTCGTGCCATCACGCATCTGCCGGGTTCGGCGCTGACGGGCGGCTTGGTCATGGTGCTGGCCGATTGGCTCGGCCGCGTCGTGATCGCGCCGTTCGAGGTGCCGGCCGGCCTCGCGGCCGCCCTTATCGGGATCCCTTACCTCGTCATCACCTTGCTGCGGCGAGTGCCCTCGACATGA
- the exbB gene encoding tonB-system energizer ExbB, whose product MRSVWRTRLKIVVLAGLLIGGACDGIVMAQTQAAPAEAAVPALSSPTLPTVPTAPAIPLETQTPVATPPTTMGIGSLPHDLSPWTMFLNADIVVKAIMVGLALASLATWTIWIAKSLALAAARHRATRAVRALLEARSLADLATERESGSLRGGPVAALVHTAQHERDRSADLPPDGIKERVAIALSRVEARAGRAMNKGTGLIATIGATAPFVGLFGTVWGIMNAFVGISQAHTTNLAVVAPGIAEALLATAIGLVAAIPAVIIFNSFARGIAGYKAILADASAEVLRHLSRDLDRREAHDSGRRPLAAE is encoded by the coding sequence ATGCGTTCGGTCTGGCGGACACGGCTCAAAATCGTCGTGCTGGCTGGATTGCTGATCGGCGGCGCGTGCGACGGGATTGTGATGGCGCAGACGCAGGCCGCACCCGCCGAGGCCGCCGTGCCGGCGCTGTCATCGCCGACGCTGCCGACCGTCCCGACCGCGCCCGCGATCCCGCTCGAGACTCAAACGCCCGTAGCCACGCCTCCCACAACGATGGGAATCGGCAGCTTGCCGCATGATCTGTCGCCCTGGACCATGTTCCTGAACGCCGACATCGTGGTCAAAGCCATCATGGTGGGGCTCGCTCTCGCGTCGCTGGCGACCTGGACGATCTGGATCGCCAAGAGCCTCGCCTTGGCGGCGGCCCGCCACCGCGCGACACGGGCCGTGCGTGCGCTACTGGAAGCCCGCAGCCTCGCCGATCTCGCGACCGAGCGGGAGAGCGGCAGCTTGCGCGGCGGACCCGTGGCGGCCCTGGTCCATACGGCTCAGCATGAGCGGGATCGCTCGGCCGATCTGCCGCCCGACGGCATCAAGGAGCGGGTCGCGATCGCGCTATCGCGCGTCGAGGCCCGCGCAGGCCGGGCGATGAACAAGGGCACCGGGCTGATCGCGACGATCGGCGCAACCGCCCCGTTTGTCGGGTTGTTCGGCACGGTCTGGGGCATCATGAATGCCTTCGTGGGCATCAGTCAGGCCCATACGACAAATCTTGCCGTGGTGGCGCCCGGCATCGCCGAAGCCCTGCTGGCCACCGCGATCGGCCTCGTGGCCGCCATCCCGGCCGTCATCATCTTCAATAGTTTTGCGCGCGGGATCGCGGGCTATAAAGCGATCCTCGCGGATGCGTCGGCCGAAGTGCTGCGTCACCTCTCGCGCGACCTCGACCGGCGCGAGGCCCACGACTCGGGTCGCCGTCCCCTGGCGGCGGAGTAG
- the exbD gene encoding TonB system transport protein ExbD — MAVRLSDPGDEIGEIADINVTPFIDVTLVLLIIFMVAAPLSTVDVAVDLPTSNAQPQPRPDKPLFLTVRQDLSLALGDDTVPRGAIQLRLDNETGRDRERRIFVRADQAISYGDLMGVMNLLRGAGYLKVALVGLEDTGATPAATQTARPLQAATP; from the coding sequence GTGGCGGTCCGTCTCAGCGATCCGGGTGACGAGATCGGCGAAATCGCCGACATCAACGTCACGCCGTTCATCGACGTCACCCTCGTGCTGCTCATCATCTTCATGGTGGCAGCGCCGCTCTCGACCGTGGATGTCGCGGTGGATCTGCCAACCTCTAACGCGCAGCCCCAGCCGCGCCCCGACAAGCCCCTGTTCCTCACGGTCCGACAAGATTTGTCCCTGGCGCTCGGCGACGACACTGTGCCGCGCGGCGCGATCCAACTCCGGCTCGACAACGAGACGGGTCGCGACCGGGAGCGGCGCATTTTCGTGCGCGCCGATCAGGCCATCTCCTACGGCGATCTGATGGGGGTCATGAACCTGCTGCGCGGCGCCGGCTATCTCAAAGTCGCACTCGTCGGCCTCGAGGATACGGGTGCAACGCCGGCTGCCACACAGACGGCTCGACCGCTGCAGGCGGCAACGCCTTGA
- a CDS encoding cell envelope integrity protein TolA, translating into MNPDGLEGSSRFAAALRWGGAIVLVAGLHAAAGYWALTHQIVRSEPPDAPLGIMIDLEPVSVSQSAPLPSASMASGETATPQEAAQPEPAPEPTPPPAATPEPAAPAPIAPSEPTPIEPPPAVQAPDPPMEAPKPLETPAVEQPPIETPPLSLPVQEQKSDAVLTPPQPKPKPKPKPKPDPRKLAEAAAAREVATKRREAVRKARAEAREQARAQHQAEARESGGQATQAAAASSASSGASVSSWRGEVVAHLNAYKPPSPGGSGTVRIAFSVDRNGRVLSASLAGGSGDSALDEAALTMVRRASPVPAPPTEMGGRVNLTVPVRFTAR; encoded by the coding sequence TTGAACCCGGATGGCCTGGAGGGATCGAGCCGTTTCGCTGCGGCGCTTCGCTGGGGCGGCGCGATCGTGCTGGTGGCGGGATTACATGCGGCCGCCGGCTATTGGGCGCTGACCCATCAGATCGTGCGAAGCGAGCCGCCGGATGCACCCCTTGGCATCATGATCGATCTCGAGCCCGTGTCGGTGTCGCAGAGCGCGCCGCTGCCGAGTGCCAGTATGGCGTCGGGCGAGACCGCGACGCCACAAGAGGCGGCGCAACCCGAACCAGCACCCGAGCCAACTCCGCCGCCGGCAGCAACTCCCGAGCCCGCGGCACCAGCGCCGATCGCACCGTCGGAGCCGACGCCCATCGAGCCGCCGCCTGCGGTTCAAGCCCCCGATCCCCCGATGGAGGCTCCCAAACCATTGGAGACGCCAGCGGTCGAACAGCCGCCCATCGAGACACCGCCCCTCAGTCTGCCGGTCCAGGAGCAGAAAAGCGACGCCGTGCTGACGCCGCCTCAGCCCAAACCGAAACCCAAACCAAAACCAAAACCAGATCCGCGCAAGCTGGCCGAAGCGGCAGCGGCCCGCGAGGTCGCGACCAAGCGGCGCGAGGCGGTTCGCAAGGCGAGGGCGGAGGCGCGCGAGCAAGCTCGGGCGCAGCACCAAGCCGAGGCGCGGGAGAGCGGAGGACAAGCGACCCAGGCCGCAGCGGCCAGTAGCGCGTCGTCGGGTGCCTCGGTGTCATCGTGGCGCGGCGAGGTCGTGGCGCATCTCAACGCCTACAAACCCCCGTCCCCTGGCGGCAGCGGGACCGTACGGATTGCCTTCTCGGTCGACCGCAACGGTCGCGTGCTGTCGGCCAGCCTCGCGGGCGGATCGGGCGACAGCGCCCTCGACGAGGCGGCGCTCACCATGGTGCGGCGGGCCAGCCCGGTGCCGGCCCCGCCGACCGAGATGGGCGGCCGGGTCAATCTGACGGTTCCGGTGCGCTTCACGGCGCGATAG
- the fhuF gene encoding siderophore-iron reductase FhuF — protein sequence MTSLDDVFVGDLAWLAERFVIGPAGTPAAEMLDSDRLSSCIDRFRRHHGVAERSAAASLWSQFYFSGLIVPSVMAGMALDRVLPLRIDDLRLDLCPESGVPLRFRMDRAADGKATPSIRATLAPMLEGHVAPMIEALRGITGLSRRLLWENAGWSLFWALGEAVRRAPPRQDEIDALLADPSWPDGGRTLIAHMKSDMRQVGAVQARRVCCRRYLVPGFERCAAICPLADRPRQ from the coding sequence ATGACCAGCCTCGACGACGTCTTTGTTGGCGACCTCGCCTGGTTGGCGGAGCGCTTCGTCATCGGACCGGCTGGGACGCCCGCCGCCGAGATGCTCGATTCCGACAGACTCAGCTCCTGCATCGATCGCTTTCGGCGGCACCACGGCGTTGCCGAACGCTCGGCGGCCGCGTCGCTTTGGAGCCAATTCTATTTTTCCGGCTTAATCGTCCCCTCAGTCATGGCCGGCATGGCGCTCGACCGGGTGCTGCCGTTGCGGATCGATGACCTCCGGCTCGACCTCTGCCCGGAGAGTGGCGTTCCACTGCGGTTCCGGATGGATCGTGCCGCCGATGGCAAAGCAACCCCGAGTATCCGCGCGACCCTGGCGCCGATGCTCGAGGGGCATGTCGCTCCGATGATCGAGGCGCTGCGCGGCATCACCGGATTGTCGCGCCGCCTGCTCTGGGAAAATGCCGGCTGGTCTCTGTTCTGGGCGTTGGGCGAGGCCGTCCGCCGCGCGCCGCCGCGACAGGACGAGATCGACGCGCTGCTGGCAGACCCGTCCTGGCCGGATGGTGGTCGCACGCTCATCGCACACATGAAAAGCGACATGCGCCAAGTCGGGGCCGTGCAAGCGCGTCGCGTCTGCTGTCGACGTTATCTCGTCCCGGGATTTGAGCGGTGCGCCGCGATATGCCCGCTGGCCGACCGCCCTCGTCAGTGA
- a CDS encoding LutC/YkgG family protein — protein MTSAKDTILGRIRQALVDVPETEAGPEAWRFRQRSTEDHSALLDRFTERARGYKVRVERATRAEAPARAARILAEAGLVRLALPADFPVDLAPEGFDLLRDDGLDNATIAACDGVLTTCACAIAETGTLVLDHGVGQGRRKLTLLPDYHLCFVEASAILGLVPEAVERMQPSVAAGRPLTFISGPSATSDIELNRVEGVHGPRTLVVVILDEAFPNETETH, from the coding sequence ATGACGAGCGCCAAAGACACCATTCTGGGCCGCATCCGGCAGGCTCTGGTCGATGTTCCCGAAACCGAGGCCGGCCCAGAGGCGTGGCGCTTTCGCCAGCGATCCACCGAAGACCATTCGGCGCTGCTGGACCGCTTCACGGAGCGGGCACGTGGCTACAAGGTGAGGGTCGAACGCGCGACTCGCGCCGAAGCCCCCGCGCGGGCGGCCCGCATCCTTGCCGAAGCCGGTCTCGTCCGGCTCGCTCTGCCGGCGGATTTTCCCGTCGATCTCGCGCCCGAAGGGTTCGATCTGCTCCGTGACGACGGGCTCGACAATGCCACGATCGCGGCCTGCGACGGCGTGTTGACGACCTGCGCCTGCGCGATCGCCGAAACCGGAACCTTGGTGCTCGACCATGGCGTCGGCCAGGGCCGCCGCAAGCTGACGCTGTTGCCCGACTATCATCTCTGTTTCGTCGAGGCGTCGGCGATCCTCGGGCTGGTTCCCGAAGCGGTCGAGCGGATGCAGCCGTCGGTCGCGGCGGGCCGACCGCTGACCTTCATCTCGGGGCCGTCCGCGACGTCGGATATCGAGCTCAACCGGGTCGAGGGCGTCCATGGGCCGCGCACGCTCGTGGTCGTGATCCTCGACGAGGCGTTTCCCAACGAGACCGAAACCCACTAG